GATATGAGTTTTAGCTCATTAAGTTTCTCTACTACTAAAAAGATCCTTTTACCCATTTTTTGAGCCAAAAGAGCAAGCTCTATATAACTTTCGTCTTTATATCCGTTGCAAATAACCAAAGAGTCTGAGTTGGTGTTTATAGCTATTACTGCATGGAGCTCAGGTTTTGATCCTGCTTCAAGTCCTAGGTTGAATTTTTTACCATGGCTTATTATCTCTTCCACAACCGGACGCATCTGGTTTACCTTGATTGGATAGATTATAAAGTTCTCTCCTTTGTAGCCATATTCTTCAGAAGCTTGTTCAAAGCATCGAGCTGTTTTCTCTATTCGATTATCCAGTATATCTGGAAAACGGACTAGCATAGGGGCAGCGACATCGCGAAGCTGTAGTTCGTCAACTAATTCTTTCAAGTCAACTCCTGCTCCGTCTTTGCGAGGGGTGACTACGATATGTCCTTTTTCATTAATACCAAAGTACGAAGTTCCCCAACCAGTGATGTTGTAGAGCTCTTCAGAATCTTCAATACGCCATTTTCTCATTTCTCTTTCTGTAGTTGTTTAATAAATAATGTGGCAAAAATACGTATTAATATATTGTATTCAATAATAATTCTCTTGATTTTTTTTGCTAATATTTTGTATCAGAATAGATTATTTGTATCTTTGCGCCGGAAACGGATGAAAGGGGAGGGGCGATTAGGCTCCTTTTTTTGTACTTAATAATTGGTTCATGATAGAAAAAAGGACTGTTTGCCGAATTGTTGAAGAATGGCTTGAAGGAAAGGATTACTTTCTCGTAGAGGTAAGTGTTAGCTCAGAAGATAAAATAACTGTTGAGATAGATCATGCGGAAGGCGTATGGATCGAAGACTGTGTGGATTTGAGCCGATATATCGAATCTAAGCTTGACCGAGAAGAAGCTGATTATGAACTGGAAGTTGGTTCGGCGGGTATTGGTCAACCTTTTAAGGTACTCCAGCAATATCATATTCATGTGGGTCATGAGGTGGAAGTTTTAACTAAAGACGGAAATAAACTGATTGGCGTTTTGAAACAAGTGACTAAGGATCATTTTGTGATAGGAATACAGAGAAAAGTTAAAATAGAGGGCAGTAAACGTCCTAAGCTACAAGAAGAGGATGAGACTTTTACTTATTCAGAGATTAAATACACTAAATACTTAATTAGTTTTAAATAATATGGCCAAGAAAGAGGAAACAATCAGTTTGATTGATACATTTTCGGAGTTTAAGGAACTCAAGAATATCGATAGGACCACTATGGTGAGCGTACTTGAAGAGTCTTTTCGTAGTGTTATTGCGAAAATGTTTGGCACAGATGAGAATTACGATGTAATTGTAAATCCTGATAAAGGTGATTTTGAAATATGGCGTAATCGTGAGGTGGTAGCTGATGCAGATCTGACGAATCCTAATATGCAGATATCATTGACTGAAGCTCAAAAAATAGATTCTTCTTATGAAATTGGTGAAGAGGTTACGGATGAAGTAATTTTTGCCAAATTTGGGCGTCGTGCGATATTAAATCTTCGTCAGACGTTGGCTTCTAAAATTCTTGAATTGGAAAAGGATAGCCTCTATAATAAATATATTGATCAGGTTGGGACCATCATCAATGCAGAAGTATATCAGATATGGAAAAAAGAAATTCTTTTGTTAGATGATGAAGGTAATGAATTACTCTTACCTAAAACGGAACAGATTCCGAGTGATTTTTATCGTAAAGGAGAAACTGCTCGTGCTGTTGTTGCCCGCGTAGATAACAAGAATAATAATCCAAAGATAATACTTTCACGTATTTCTCCCGTCTTTCTTCAACGCCTCTTTGAAATGGAAGTTCCAGAAATAAATGATGGGCTTATTACTATAAAAAAAATAGCTCGTATACCTGGAGAGCGTGCCAAAATTGCTGTAGAATCCTATGATGATAGGATAGATCCAGTAGGTGCTTGTGTGGGTGTGAAGGGAAGTCGTATTCACGGAATTGTTCGTGAATTGCGTAATGAGAATATTGATGTAATTAATTATACTTCTAATATTTCCTTGTTTATCCAACGCTCTCTTAGCCCTGCTAAGATTTCATCTATTCGATTGAATGAAGAAGAACGTAGAGCAGAAGTTTTTCTTAAACCTGAGGAGGTATCTTTGGCTATTGGTAAAGGCGGTTTGAATATTAAACTGGCTAGTATGTTAACGGAATATACTATAGATGTATTCCGTGAATTGGATGAGGTTACTCAAGATGAAGATATCTATCTAGATGAATTTAGCGATGAAATAGATGCTTGGGTAATTGATGCTATTAAAAGCATAGGCATTGATACTGCAAAAGCGGTACTGAATGCACCTCGTGACATGTTGATTGAAAAAACTGATTTAGAAGAGGAAACAGTGGACGAGGTATTGCGTATTTTGAAATCGGAGTTTGAAGATAATTAGTTCTAGTAGTTAGTTCACTTCATGCTTCATTTAATGTAAACTATGACGATAAGGTTAAACAAAGTTACAAGAGATTTGAACGTGGGAATAGCAACTGTTGTTGAATTCCTGCAAAAGAAAGGGTACTCAATAGAGGCAAGTCCTAATGCGAAAATCACTGAAGAGCAGTATGCTATGTTGGTGAAAGCGTTTAGCACTGATAAAAACCTGAGAATAGAGTCTGAGCGTTTTATACAAGAGCGGCAGAATAAAGACCGAAATAAAGCAGCGGTTGCTATTGATGGTTATGACAATGCTGAAGTTGAGAATCCATCGGTGGACGATATAATTAAAACTGTCGTTCCAGAAGACGTGCGTCCAAAGTTTAAACCTGTCGGAAAGATCGATTTGAATAATCTGCGTCGAAAAAAAGAAAAGAAGGAGAACACTGCAGTAAAAGAGCAAAACACTGAAATAGAGGAAGTTAAAACTTCGAATCCTGAATTAGTAAAAGAAGAAGAAGTGAATATTGTTGATCCTGTCGCAGAAAAAGTAACAGAAGAAAAAGAAGTAGTGAAAGAATTAACTCCAATGGAACCTGAAATGATTAATGAGGTCCCTGAACCGACTGAGGAATTAAAAGAATCTTTAGTTTTGGAAGAGAAAGTTATTCCAACTTTAGAAAAAGAGAAAGCACAAAACGAAACTGCTGATGATTCTCAGCCTCATCCGTCATCATCTAATAATGATGATGAGGACGTTTTTAAAATTAGACCGACGGAATTTGTCTCTAAGATTAATGTAATTGGGCAAATTGATCTTGCTGCCTTGAATCAAACTACTCGACCGAAGAAGAAATCTAAAGAGGAAAGGCGTAAGGAAC
This is a stretch of genomic DNA from uncultured Bacteroides sp.. It encodes these proteins:
- the nusA gene encoding transcription termination factor NusA, whose protein sequence is MAKKEETISLIDTFSEFKELKNIDRTTMVSVLEESFRSVIAKMFGTDENYDVIVNPDKGDFEIWRNREVVADADLTNPNMQISLTEAQKIDSSYEIGEEVTDEVIFAKFGRRAILNLRQTLASKILELEKDSLYNKYIDQVGTIINAEVYQIWKKEILLLDDEGNELLLPKTEQIPSDFYRKGETARAVVARVDNKNNNPKIILSRISPVFLQRLFEMEVPEINDGLITIKKIARIPGERAKIAVESYDDRIDPVGACVGVKGSRIHGIVRELRNENIDVINYTSNISLFIQRSLSPAKISSIRLNEEERRAEVFLKPEEVSLAIGKGGLNIKLASMLTEYTIDVFRELDEVTQDEDIYLDEFSDEIDAWVIDAIKSIGIDTAKAVLNAPRDMLIEKTDLEEETVDEVLRILKSEFEDN
- the rimP gene encoding ribosome assembly cofactor RimP, whose amino-acid sequence is MIEKRTVCRIVEEWLEGKDYFLVEVSVSSEDKITVEIDHAEGVWIEDCVDLSRYIESKLDREEADYELEVGSAGIGQPFKVLQQYHIHVGHEVEVLTKDGNKLIGVLKQVTKDHFVIGIQRKVKIEGSKRPKLQEEDETFTYSEIKYTKYLISFK